The genomic region TGAAATGGATCTTTATCATCCTCATGTGGCTGGGACGTCTTGAGATCGTTCCTATCATCATCATCCTGATGGGCCTTGTAAAGGAGCTCAATGACGATATCTCCAAGGAGGAGACCGGTACGGACGAGGAGGAAGGGCACCTTTCCTTCTGACCGTTGCTTTGATCACTAAACAGTCCGCCACCTCATCGCTTATCTTGGTGCAGAACGTATAGTACTGGATACGGTGATCCATGGCTGAGGTACATATTCTCGGGACAGCGCATGTCTCGCAGCAGAGTGTTGATGAAGTAAAGGCTGCGATTGCGGAGTATAAACCCGATGTTGTTGCCGTGGAGCTCGACCAGGCCCGCTTCCAGGCATTGAAACGGCAGGCCCGGGATCCGACGGTCGAGGATGTCCTGGAAGTCAAGAACTTCAACTCGCTCCTGGTCCAGTGGCTCCTTGCCTATCTCCAGCGCAAGATCGGCATCGATGTCGGCGTTGATCCGGGCGCCGAGATGAAAGCAGCAATCGAGGAAGCCGAGAAGAACAACATCCCGATTGCGCTGGTGGATCGCGACATCCGCGTAACCCTCATGCGGTTCTGGCGCTCCATGGGGATCTTCGAGAAGATCAAGATGATCTGGGCGCTTGTCATCTCCATTGCCGAGGTGGACAAGGGACAGGAGATCGATATCGAGTCCTTAAAAGAGCAGAACGTCATCGACATGGTGATGGAGGAGTTCCGGAAATTCTCCCCGAACGGGGCCCGCGCCCTGATCGATGAACGGGATGCGTTCATCGCCCACCAGCTCGTCCTCCTGAAGCTCCAGCGTCCCGAGGCCCGGATCCTTGCCGTGGTCGGCGCCGGGCACCGGCAGGGAATTTCCAACTATCTGGATAATCCTGCATCGCTGCCCCCCTTCGACAGCCTGGTCCGGGAACCCAAGTCATTTCCCTGGGCCAAGATCTTCGGGTTTGCCGTAACCGGGCTCTTTGCCTTCCTGCTTGCAGCGATTGCGTTCTCCGGTGTAGGCTGGAATGTCCTTCTCTATGCCTTCCTCTTCTGGGTGGTGATCCATGGTGTCCTTGCTGCCATCTTCACCCTTCTTGCCGGAGGGCATCCGTACTCGGCTCTCACCTGTTTCTGTGTTGCGTGGATGACATCCTTGAATCCGATGCTCCATGCGGGATGGATCGCGGCCTATGTCGAGGCACGGGTGCGCAAGCCGCCGATCACGGATTTCCGGAAAATTTACGAATCTGAAACACTCGGCGACATGGCAAAGATCCCGCTCTTCCGGGTAGTTCTTGTGGCAGCCCTTGCCAATCTCGGCAGCCTGCTCGGGACCATCCTGTACTTCATCTTTGTCTTCCCGGTTATCGGCGTTGATCCTGCTGTCGTGATATCTACGGGCATCTCCAATATGTGGAAATGGATTTGCGGGATCTTCTGAAGTATCCTGATATCTTCTCTTTTTCTCTTCCTCCCGCCGGTTCCGCAGGGTCCGGTCCTGGATCCGGATGCCCCGGAAATCAACTCAATAACCATTTATGTGCCGGTATCGCAATCTTTCCTTGAGTGGTATCATGGCAGATCGTTTTATTCAGGTATGGAAAAAACCGGTGCCCTTTGCTGCACTCTTTTTCCTTGTACTGGCCGGGCTCGTCATCCCCGCCGCTGCAGTGGATTTCTCCACGTCC from uncultured Methanoregula sp. harbors:
- a CDS encoding TraB/GumN family protein — encoded protein: MAEVHILGTAHVSQQSVDEVKAAIAEYKPDVVAVELDQARFQALKRQARDPTVEDVLEVKNFNSLLVQWLLAYLQRKIGIDVGVDPGAEMKAAIEEAEKNNIPIALVDRDIRVTLMRFWRSMGIFEKIKMIWALVISIAEVDKGQEIDIESLKEQNVIDMVMEEFRKFSPNGARALIDERDAFIAHQLVLLKLQRPEARILAVVGAGHRQGISNYLDNPASLPPFDSLVREPKSFPWAKIFGFAVTGLFAFLLAAIAFSGVGWNVLLYAFLFWVVIHGVLAAIFTLLAGGHPYSALTCFCVAWMTSLNPMLHAGWIAAYVEARVRKPPITDFRKIYESETLGDMAKIPLFRVVLVAALANLGSLLGTILYFIFVFPVIGVDPAVVISTGISNMWKWICGIF